One genomic segment of Fervidobacterium pennivorans includes these proteins:
- the rplM gene encoding 50S ribosomal protein L13 → MARPLPIQKTTFPKKVERKWYLVDAAGKPLGRLATRIALLLQGKNEPTWSPHYDNGNFVVVINAEKVKLTGKKIKQKVYYHHSGYPGGLKSQTAEQILQKHPERLIELAVKRMLPKTTLGRHQFKRLKVYAGETHPHEAQKPEKVELL, encoded by the coding sequence ATGGCAAGGCCATTACCAATACAGAAAACCACATTCCCGAAAAAAGTAGAAAGAAAATGGTATCTTGTCGATGCAGCAGGCAAGCCACTTGGAAGGCTTGCGACAAGAATAGCGCTCTTGCTCCAAGGCAAGAACGAACCGACATGGTCTCCACACTATGACAACGGCAATTTTGTTGTTGTAATAAACGCAGAAAAAGTAAAACTCACAGGTAAGAAAATCAAGCAGAAAGTCTATTACCACCACTCAGGATACCCTGGTGGACTTAAATCACAAACCGCAGAACAAATTCTCCAAAAACACCCTGAAAGACTCATCGAACTTGCGGTCAAAAGAATGCTTCCAAAGACAACACTCGGCAGACACCAATTCAAGAGATTGAAGGTCTACGCTGGTGAAACACACCCACATGAAGCGCAAAAACCTGAGAAGGTAGAACTTCTCTGA
- the rplU gene encoding 50S ribosomal protein L21 gives MYAIVESGGKQYKVEAGQLLHTEKLNVAPGETIELDKVVMVKTDDGKVLVGQPYLTNVKVTGTVVEHARARKVLVGQFIPRKGHKTIKGHRQWYTTIKIEKIEVK, from the coding sequence GTGTACGCGATAGTGGAAAGTGGTGGAAAACAGTACAAAGTCGAGGCTGGACAACTACTACACACAGAAAAGCTCAACGTGGCTCCAGGTGAAACCATCGAGCTTGACAAAGTTGTCATGGTCAAAACAGACGATGGTAAAGTCCTTGTTGGACAACCATACCTCACAAACGTAAAGGTTACAGGAACTGTTGTCGAACACGCAAGGGCAAGAAAAGTGCTCGTTGGGCAGTTCATTCCAAGAAAAGGCCACAAGACAATCAAAGGGCACAGACAGTGGTACACCACTATCAAGATTGAAAAGATAGAAGTGAAATAA
- the rpsI gene encoding 30S ribosomal protein S9 translates to MAEIYMGTGRRKTSTARVYLRPGTGKIEINDKVYNDFNEYFENKVWTMHAIEPLKVTGLEGTFDIQIRVEGGGKNGQAGAVRLGLARALVAFNPDLRKTLRDKGFLTRDPRMVERKKYGLKKARRAPQFSKR, encoded by the coding sequence ATGGCTGAAATCTACATGGGCACAGGTAGGAGGAAAACTTCAACTGCCAGAGTTTACCTCAGACCAGGGACAGGGAAGATAGAGATAAACGACAAAGTCTACAACGATTTCAATGAATACTTTGAAAATAAAGTCTGGACAATGCACGCGATTGAACCACTCAAGGTAACAGGTCTTGAGGGTACATTCGACATCCAAATCAGGGTCGAAGGTGGCGGTAAGAACGGACAAGCCGGAGCAGTCAGGCTTGGTTTGGCAAGAGCACTCGTTGCATTCAATCCAGACCTCAGAAAGACACTCAGAGACAAAGGATTCCTTACAAGAGACCCAAGAATGGTCGAAAGAAAGAAATACGGTCTCAAGAAAGCAAGAAGAGCTCCACAATTCTCCAAACGTTAA
- the dnaG gene encoding DNA primase — MIPRDIIERIREKNDIVEVISEYVNLQKVGSNYRGLCPFHLETTPSFYVSPQKKIFHCFGCGASGDVIKFVQEIENISYVEAVRKLGERVGITVSFTEEDEVRTKYYAFYKELHQLYKSRLSQNQNVIEYLKKRGYDAREISLYEFGFSPVDSKLPQQVAQRLGLSKEELEKFGFSNTDPFAGRLIIPIADDFGRVIAFGGRLIGEGVPKYLNSQDTLLFKKSSTLYLFSFAKEYIKQVDYAIICEGYFDALAFHRAGIKNAVATLGTALTKSHIYKLKKLTPNIVLAFDSDSAGIKAALRSLEMLIPEGFNVAIAKFEQAKDADETYSKLGVEGLVKVLDNSIGAEQFVVESLAKQYDLSNPSGFNTFIKILRNWERLFSSNPKSLEKFYEYASVTAGVMKEELKSLLVSEQAQKQGGQNNQYNLQYRSYQHQNIQLPKTPVKKVPTTEDYLVYMYFNYPELFKQIEFTPDLLEGKAREFFLIAKDLNVSLDSLSKHMGEYVKEVFDKIDFEVDDKIVEYIKKDLELRRIDKRIAEIDSLVLKVTSDEEKRILLKARTELVRQKMKIKNQK, encoded by the coding sequence ATGATACCAAGGGATATAATCGAAAGAATTCGGGAGAAGAACGACATTGTTGAGGTTATCTCGGAATACGTGAACCTCCAAAAAGTGGGTTCAAATTACCGAGGGCTTTGTCCATTTCATCTTGAGACCACCCCTTCGTTTTACGTAAGCCCACAAAAAAAGATATTCCACTGTTTCGGTTGCGGAGCCTCCGGTGATGTTATCAAGTTTGTCCAAGAGATTGAAAACATCTCGTACGTGGAAGCGGTTCGAAAGCTTGGTGAACGTGTAGGTATAACTGTTTCGTTTACAGAAGAAGACGAAGTCAGAACGAAATACTACGCATTTTACAAAGAACTCCATCAGCTCTACAAATCCAGACTAAGTCAAAATCAAAATGTAATTGAATATCTAAAAAAACGTGGCTACGATGCGCGGGAAATTTCTTTGTATGAATTCGGCTTTTCACCTGTCGATTCGAAACTCCCACAGCAAGTTGCGCAAAGATTAGGACTAAGCAAAGAAGAGCTAGAAAAATTCGGCTTTTCAAACACAGACCCATTTGCTGGTAGACTTATCATACCTATCGCCGATGATTTTGGTAGGGTCATTGCATTCGGTGGTAGACTCATCGGTGAAGGCGTTCCAAAATACCTCAATTCGCAAGACACGTTACTTTTCAAAAAATCCTCCACACTCTATCTGTTCAGCTTTGCGAAAGAATACATAAAGCAAGTAGATTACGCAATTATCTGCGAAGGATACTTTGATGCTTTGGCATTTCACAGAGCCGGTATAAAGAACGCGGTTGCAACACTCGGAACAGCGCTGACAAAATCGCATATTTATAAACTCAAAAAACTTACACCAAACATTGTTCTTGCTTTCGATTCAGATAGCGCTGGGATTAAAGCAGCGTTGAGAAGCTTAGAGATGCTCATACCTGAAGGATTCAACGTTGCCATTGCAAAATTTGAACAAGCAAAAGATGCCGATGAAACATACTCGAAACTTGGAGTGGAAGGTCTTGTCAAAGTCCTTGACAACAGCATCGGTGCCGAGCAATTCGTTGTTGAAAGCTTGGCAAAACAATACGATTTATCCAACCCAAGTGGGTTCAATACTTTCATAAAAATTCTCAGAAACTGGGAACGTTTGTTCTCATCTAACCCCAAAAGCTTGGAGAAATTTTACGAGTATGCGAGCGTAACAGCGGGTGTGATGAAGGAAGAATTAAAAAGCTTACTTGTATCTGAACAAGCACAAAAACAAGGTGGTCAGAATAATCAATACAATCTGCAATACAGAAGCTATCAGCACCAAAACATCCAACTTCCCAAAACACCTGTCAAAAAAGTCCCAACAACGGAAGATTACCTTGTTTACATGTATTTCAACTACCCAGAATTATTCAAACAAATTGAATTCACCCCAGATTTGCTCGAGGGAAAGGCAAGAGAATTCTTTTTAATCGCAAAAGATTTGAACGTTTCGTTAGATTCGTTGTCTAAACATATGGGCGAGTATGTTAAAGAGGTGTTTGACAAAATTGATTTCGAAGTCGATGATAAAATAGTGGAATACATTAAGAAAGACCTCGAGCTAAGGCGTATTGACAAACGCATTGCGGAAATCGACTCCCTCGTTTTAAAAGTTACATCCGATGAAGAAAAGCGCATACTTTTGAAAGCCAGAACAGAACTGGTCCGGCAGAAGATGAAAATAAAAAATCAAAAATGA
- a CDS encoding radical SAM protein, whose translation MEFTEVKGLLNDLKIVASYGKEDIAMVYLAESKNGALIEFVESIQPPIPREKKWVLIVSTMDGCPVGCMMCDAGGYYKRKLTEEEILAQILFLTNKRYGMSVPVEKFKIQFARVGEPALNDNVLGVLEKLPHMLDAPGLMPSISTVAPVGREGWFERLLEIKNKYYIGRFQMQFSIHSTSKEQRDRIIPVKKWGFEEITKYGERFVQKGDRKVTLNFALAQENEVDASVIMEYFDPEKFLIKITPVNPTYRAVENGLNSDVDERGLVFKHRKFVAELEKNGYEVIISVGELEENKIGSNCGQYVQRHLAAQRKLENSYVFVRQD comes from the coding sequence ATGGAATTTACGGAAGTTAAGGGTTTGCTCAATGATTTGAAAATCGTTGCAAGCTATGGCAAGGAAGACATCGCCATGGTTTATCTTGCCGAGAGTAAAAATGGTGCATTGATAGAGTTCGTTGAATCAATCCAACCCCCGATTCCGAGAGAGAAGAAATGGGTTTTGATTGTGTCGACTATGGACGGTTGTCCTGTTGGCTGTATGATGTGCGATGCAGGAGGGTATTACAAAAGGAAGCTCACGGAAGAAGAAATATTAGCTCAGATTTTGTTTTTAACCAATAAAAGATACGGTATGAGTGTCCCTGTTGAGAAGTTTAAAATCCAATTCGCACGTGTCGGAGAGCCGGCTTTAAACGATAATGTGCTTGGCGTGCTTGAAAAACTCCCACACATGCTCGATGCACCAGGATTGATGCCTTCAATAAGTACCGTTGCACCAGTTGGGAGAGAAGGATGGTTCGAAAGATTGCTTGAGATAAAGAACAAATACTATATAGGTAGGTTCCAAATGCAATTTTCAATTCACAGTACGTCGAAAGAGCAAAGAGATAGGATTATTCCTGTAAAGAAATGGGGTTTTGAAGAAATTACAAAGTACGGAGAACGGTTTGTTCAAAAAGGTGATAGAAAAGTGACACTGAATTTCGCACTCGCGCAGGAAAATGAAGTAGATGCATCGGTAATCATGGAGTACTTTGACCCTGAGAAATTCTTAATCAAAATTACTCCAGTCAATCCCACATACAGGGCTGTTGAGAATGGGTTAAATTCAGATGTTGATGAGCGAGGGCTTGTGTTTAAACACAGAAAGTTTGTCGCAGAGCTTGAGAAGAACGGGTACGAGGTTATAATCAGTGTTGGGGAGCTGGAAGAGAACAAAATCGGAAGTAATTGCGGTCAGTACGTTCAAAGGCATTTGGCAGCACAAAGGAAATTGGAAAATTCATATGTTTTTGTTAGGCAAGATTAG
- a CDS encoding ECF transporter S component, with product MKNSSAVRIATIGIMSALATGLMFLELPIFPSVNFLKFDPSDILPLLAGFIFGPIDGILVLLIKDILFYLLKSGDIVGIMMNFAAGVSFLLPVIYIYRIRENRVFEIIGYVVGVLVVSGVMTVLNMVVVPFYWKIPLKETLKYLPYIAGFNAIKFSIDAVVTALIRERIEKIFE from the coding sequence ATGAAGAACAGTTCTGCGGTAAGAATTGCAACAATTGGAATAATGTCTGCACTAGCAACCGGACTCATGTTCTTAGAACTTCCCATATTTCCATCGGTGAATTTCTTAAAATTCGACCCAAGCGATATACTTCCATTGCTTGCAGGATTTATTTTTGGACCCATCGACGGAATTTTGGTGTTATTAATCAAAGATATACTCTTTTATTTACTGAAATCCGGAGATATTGTAGGCATCATGATGAACTTTGCAGCAGGTGTTTCGTTCCTGTTACCGGTTATCTACATCTACCGAATTAGGGAAAATAGGGTATTCGAGATAATTGGTTACGTAGTTGGTGTGCTCGTAGTTTCAGGTGTAATGACCGTTCTCAATATGGTAGTTGTTCCGTTCTACTGGAAAATCCCACTCAAAGAGACACTGAAATATTTACCGTACATAGCAGGTTTTAACGCGATAAAATTCTCAATAGATGCGGTTGTAACTGCCTTAATTAGAGAGCGAATTGAGAAAATATTTGAATAA
- a CDS encoding fibronectin type III domain-containing protein: MVYLRVFSSKITKVFFVMFVLLVVLSSCVNPSNSKKPELLSPRNNEANLNFNNVKLTFNTPTNGEYEVIVRENGTGTTVFTQVVSGGQGIQVDVPKGRLKPNTTYRWYVRLKGNDSVASEYWNFRTKENSVPIVLNLKPDKTSGHPFGALALTWSASDPDNDDLKFYVKVYEAGKDKPVFETIVATNSAVVKDLKQLASYEWSVQAEDPWGAKSELIVATFTTKQNEAPDRIELLNPRDGERDVKFNNLTLRWQGYDKDYEDLKYSVSINDSQNLLSNSTLTEFTVTGLKPSTTYKLTITAIDKYSETKTQSFYFTTKANTPPDKPTLIAPENGAKLNFAKISSVNFQWSSASDPDEDEVSYEFVVVSENKVVLRKSPVLGNSISLNVSGVFEIGKTYTWYVLAKDPHGGSTKSDEFTFTTYRNNPPTVPTSPYPSDKADNLPNRIPRFSWVSEDPDGDQLRYDIYLGENPDNLQLLASGLTTSVFETPRLFEFGKTYYWKVVVSDGYNPPVEGPIWSFKITDKDEPPTAPELLLPTNNSKNVAFNNVTLRWKASTDKETSDPAQLVYYLYIGQPDQMTLYATITGQTSSEISHVVAGLSPIKTYYWRVEVKDTFGNYAYSTTWNFTTKPNEAPDFPSNPNPADGSVISSSNTPTTIILSWGCSDPDGDNLTYEIYIARTNDFTGVEPIRTSQRSIQVTLNEPGLYYWRVVAKDPHDGVTEGKVWRFELKVQ, from the coding sequence ATGGTCTATCTGAGAGTTTTTTCTTCGAAAATAACTAAAGTTTTCTTCGTTATGTTTGTTTTGTTAGTGGTCTTGAGTTCGTGCGTAAATCCTTCAAACTCTAAGAAACCAGAACTTCTATCACCCAGAAACAACGAGGCTAATTTGAATTTCAACAACGTAAAGCTAACCTTTAATACCCCAACAAATGGTGAATATGAAGTGATAGTCAGAGAAAACGGCACAGGAACTACGGTCTTCACCCAAGTTGTTAGCGGTGGGCAAGGTATCCAGGTAGATGTTCCCAAAGGTAGGTTAAAACCTAATACTACCTACCGCTGGTATGTTAGGCTCAAGGGAAACGATTCAGTTGCAAGTGAATATTGGAACTTTAGAACTAAAGAAAATTCTGTGCCGATTGTATTAAATCTAAAACCTGATAAGACCTCTGGTCATCCTTTTGGTGCTCTGGCGCTAACATGGAGCGCAAGTGATCCGGATAACGATGACCTGAAGTTCTATGTGAAGGTGTATGAAGCTGGGAAAGATAAACCAGTTTTTGAAACAATTGTAGCCACAAACTCAGCCGTCGTGAAGGACCTGAAACAGTTAGCAAGTTACGAATGGTCAGTTCAGGCAGAAGATCCCTGGGGAGCTAAAAGCGAGCTAATCGTTGCAACATTTACAACGAAGCAGAACGAGGCACCGGACAGAATAGAACTACTTAATCCACGCGATGGAGAAAGAGATGTAAAGTTCAACAATTTAACACTCCGTTGGCAAGGATACGACAAAGATTACGAAGATTTGAAATATAGCGTCTCAATCAATGACAGTCAGAACCTGCTCAGTAATTCAACACTTACAGAATTCACGGTTACAGGGCTAAAACCAAGCACTACGTACAAACTAACAATAACTGCGATAGATAAGTACAGTGAAACAAAAACGCAGAGTTTCTATTTCACAACTAAAGCAAATACACCGCCTGATAAACCAACGCTAATTGCTCCAGAAAATGGAGCGAAGTTGAACTTTGCAAAGATCTCTAGTGTTAATTTCCAATGGAGCTCGGCAAGTGACCCTGATGAGGATGAAGTTAGCTATGAGTTTGTTGTAGTTTCTGAAAACAAGGTTGTGCTGAGAAAGAGTCCTGTGCTTGGTAACAGTATCAGTCTGAATGTCTCTGGTGTGTTTGAAATTGGAAAGACTTACACCTGGTATGTCTTAGCAAAAGACCCACACGGTGGAAGCACAAAGAGCGATGAATTTACGTTTACCACTTACAGGAACAATCCACCAACGGTTCCTACATCACCATATCCATCGGATAAGGCTGATAATCTCCCTAATAGAATCCCGAGGTTTTCATGGGTATCAGAAGACCCAGACGGAGACCAGTTGAGGTATGATATTTATCTGGGTGAAAATCCTGATAATCTGCAACTGCTGGCAAGTGGACTAACGACAAGTGTCTTTGAAACACCAAGGCTCTTCGAGTTTGGAAAGACGTACTATTGGAAGGTTGTGGTCTCGGATGGATACAACCCACCAGTGGAAGGTCCAATCTGGAGTTTCAAAATAACTGACAAAGACGAGCCACCGACAGCACCTGAGCTTTTGTTACCAACAAACAACTCAAAAAACGTCGCTTTCAACAACGTTACGTTGCGATGGAAAGCAAGTACGGATAAAGAAACTAGCGACCCAGCACAACTGGTGTATTATCTCTACATAGGTCAGCCTGACCAGATGACGCTCTATGCAACAATAACAGGCCAAACTAGTTCTGAAATTTCGCATGTTGTTGCAGGGCTTTCGCCAATCAAGACATACTACTGGAGAGTTGAGGTTAAAGATACGTTTGGTAATTATGCTTACAGTACCACTTGGAACTTTACAACGAAACCAAACGAAGCGCCCGACTTCCCATCAAATCCAAACCCGGCAGATGGAAGTGTAATTTCTTCGTCAAACACACCGACAACCATAATTCTTAGTTGGGGATGTTCTGATCCAGATGGAGATAACCTGACTTATGAGATTTACATCGCACGAACAAACGATTTTACCGGTGTGGAACCGATAAGAACTTCTCAAAGATCTATCCAAGTTACATTGAACGAACCAGGTCTGTATTACTGGCGTGTTGTTGCAAAAGACCCACATGATGGAGTAACAGAAGGAAAGGTTTGGAGATTTGAACTAAAAGTTCAGTAG
- the rpmA gene encoding 50S ribosomal protein L27, which produces MRINIQLFAKASGAGRNGRDSNPKYLGFKKYDGERVIAGNIILRQRGTKFWPGQNVGMGRDFTLFALKDGIVKIVEKNNRRYVTVVEEQ; this is translated from the coding sequence ATGCGCATTAATATACAACTCTTTGCAAAAGCCAGTGGCGCAGGCAGAAACGGAAGAGACAGCAATCCAAAATACTTGGGTTTCAAGAAATACGATGGTGAAAGAGTCATCGCAGGGAACATAATACTCAGACAGAGAGGCACAAAATTCTGGCCCGGTCAGAACGTTGGAATGGGTAGAGACTTCACACTCTTCGCACTCAAAGACGGTATTGTGAAGATTGTCGAAAAGAACAACAGAAGATACGTAACGGTTGTCGAAGAACAATAA
- a CDS encoding nucleotide sugar dehydrogenase, producing MSLYEKILSKEAVVGVIGMGYVGLPLAVEKARAGYKVVGFDIQQKRVDMINRGENYIGDVDDNELRELVQAKKLRATTDFDELGNCDVISICVPTPLDKFKQPDLSYITNSANEIKKRLRKGQLVVLESTTYPGTTEEVVLPILQETGLKVGKDFYLAFSPERVDPGNPRYKTRNTPKVVGGVTPECTKHAVALYENVLEAGVFPVSSPRAAEMTKILENTFRLVNIALVQEMTKVAEKMKINIWEVIDAAATKPFGYMPFYPGPGIGGHCIPIDPFYLVYKAKEYDLHMMLVEVAGEISDSMPYYVVDRLTDIFNERKQCLNGRNILLLGVTYKGNIDDLRESPALKVIEILEKKKANVFYYDPFVPEFTHKGKQYKRIELTEENLKKMDGAIVTSGHTIGIDYEFVAKNVPFVFDTKNVTKGKYENVILL from the coding sequence ATGAGTTTGTATGAAAAGATTCTAAGCAAGGAAGCGGTTGTCGGTGTAATTGGAATGGGGTATGTGGGACTGCCTTTGGCGGTTGAGAAAGCAAGGGCGGGCTACAAAGTTGTTGGGTTTGATATACAGCAAAAGCGCGTTGATATGATTAACAGAGGGGAAAATTATATCGGTGATGTTGATGACAACGAGTTGAGAGAACTTGTCCAAGCAAAGAAGTTAAGGGCGACTACTGATTTTGATGAATTGGGAAATTGTGATGTGATAAGTATATGCGTGCCTACACCACTTGATAAGTTCAAGCAACCAGATTTGAGTTATATAACCAACAGTGCGAATGAAATAAAGAAAAGGTTGAGAAAAGGGCAGCTTGTTGTTCTTGAGAGTACAACGTATCCGGGCACAACGGAGGAGGTTGTCCTACCAATTTTGCAAGAAACAGGACTAAAGGTTGGAAAGGATTTTTATCTTGCTTTCAGTCCAGAACGTGTTGACCCAGGTAACCCGAGGTACAAGACGAGGAATACGCCCAAAGTCGTCGGTGGAGTTACCCCAGAATGCACAAAGCATGCCGTTGCATTGTATGAAAACGTGCTCGAAGCTGGCGTTTTCCCCGTTTCTTCACCAAGGGCAGCAGAGATGACGAAGATATTGGAGAACACATTCAGACTTGTGAATATCGCACTTGTTCAAGAAATGACAAAGGTTGCTGAAAAGATGAAAATCAATATCTGGGAGGTTATCGACGCAGCGGCAACGAAACCGTTCGGTTACATGCCGTTCTATCCTGGACCTGGTATTGGCGGGCATTGTATACCCATTGACCCGTTTTATCTTGTATACAAAGCGAAGGAATACGACCTGCATATGATGCTTGTGGAAGTGGCAGGAGAAATTTCCGATAGTATGCCATATTACGTTGTTGATAGGCTTACTGACATATTTAACGAAAGAAAGCAGTGTTTGAACGGAAGGAATATTCTGCTTCTTGGAGTTACCTACAAGGGGAATATAGACGATTTGAGGGAAAGTCCCGCGTTGAAGGTGATTGAAATACTCGAAAAGAAAAAGGCAAACGTGTTCTACTATGACCCATTCGTCCCTGAATTCACTCACAAAGGAAAACAGTACAAGAGAATTGAACTAACAGAAGAGAATTTAAAGAAGATGGACGGGGCTATTGTAACATCCGGACATACGATTGGTATCGATTATGAGTTTGTTGCAAAGAACGTGCCATTTGTGTTTGATACAAAGAACGTGACCAAAGGAAAGTATGAAAACGTGATATTGCTTTGA
- a CDS encoding ribosomal-processing cysteine protease Prp, with protein sequence MIVCKFKVLKGFYEAFEISGHALYAKKGKDIVCAAVSTVSQHTARALSEDGAQLEIEEGYLKVEKIPKDNISQRFVEELRKTLEDIASQYPRYVRVEVNDDAH encoded by the coding sequence ATGATTGTGTGCAAGTTTAAGGTATTAAAAGGCTTCTATGAAGCATTTGAAATCTCAGGACATGCGTTGTATGCAAAGAAGGGAAAAGACATAGTCTGCGCGGCGGTAAGTACGGTTTCTCAGCATACGGCGAGGGCGTTGAGTGAAGACGGAGCGCAGTTAGAAATTGAAGAAGGATACCTGAAAGTTGAAAAGATTCCGAAAGACAATATCTCGCAAAGATTCGTAGAAGAACTTAGAAAAACACTGGAAGATATCGCAAGTCAGTATCCAAGATACGTCAGAGTGGAGGTGAACGATGATGCGCATTAA
- a CDS encoding DDE-type integrase/transposase/recombinase — MNNSTLSCPKCGSTSLYKNGHDKYGNQQFLCKLCHHSFKLSHSQKRKNFPFPYPKCSSCGKAMEIHKVRRSFVVFRCRTRHTKDRVPFNFPEPVTFIPENFKYFRFPLFFVLKAFVLYMKHNMSYRSLAHSLNIKVSHVTIYKWVIKLCTLFSVLFPTFTIENVFSVHADETVLVFKEQKYYVWLLVDHETNLILCWHVSKYRDMGQVKVLLEKFFGNSKPRNIELITDGLGAYESAVKLLFRNINHVVVPLGKNNQCESKFSLLKDFFRLKRGLKNTKNLAKYIQGFCVVKNLWKTHNGNINCILSHLHSFITTS; from the coding sequence ATGAACAACTCAACACTCTCTTGTCCAAAATGCGGTTCCACCAGCCTATACAAAAACGGTCACGACAAATACGGTAACCAACAATTCCTTTGCAAACTCTGCCATCATTCCTTCAAACTTTCCCATTCTCAAAAACGCAAAAACTTTCCTTTCCCATATCCCAAATGCTCTTCTTGTGGTAAAGCTATGGAAATTCACAAAGTCCGTCGCTCTTTCGTTGTTTTCCGTTGTAGAACCCGTCATACCAAAGATAGAGTACCTTTTAACTTTCCTGAACCAGTCACTTTTATTCCTGAGAACTTTAAATATTTCCGCTTTCCTCTCTTTTTCGTCTTAAAGGCTTTCGTTTTGTATATGAAGCACAATATGTCTTATCGCTCTCTTGCTCATTCTCTTAATATCAAAGTATCTCATGTCACCATATACAAATGGGTTATTAAATTGTGTACTTTATTCTCTGTACTTTTCCCAACATTTACCATCGAAAATGTTTTCTCAGTTCATGCTGATGAAACTGTTCTTGTGTTCAAAGAACAAAAGTACTATGTTTGGCTATTAGTTGATCACGAAACTAACTTAATTCTTTGTTGGCATGTCTCAAAGTATCGTGATATGGGACAAGTCAAAGTATTGCTCGAGAAGTTCTTTGGTAATTCAAAACCTAGAAACATTGAACTTATTACTGATGGACTTGGTGCATATGAAAGTGCAGTAAAGCTGTTGTTCAGAAATATCAATCACGTAGTGGTACCGCTCGGTAAAAACAATCAATGTGAATCTAAGTTTTCATTGTTGAAAGACTTTTTCCGACTCAAGCGAGGGCTGAAGAATACGAAGAATTTAGCGAAATATATTCAAGGATTTTGTGTAGTGAAGAATCTTTGGAAAACACACAATGGCAATATCAATTGCATTCTTTCACACTTACACTCTTTCATCACTACAAGTTAA
- a CDS encoding NAD(P)/FAD-dependent oxidoreductase: MKVAIIGGGPAGISCAVLLKRYGVDVTIYEKDEIGGLIRNAWRVENFPPVGFISGTGFVDKLKWYIKEYRIEVVQDEILTVDDFEITGRVRRYQCDIAVVATGTVPKRLVDLEGPRTFYEYIHLPQDVQTVAIYGGGDVALDYAIHAKEDSREPTVFVRSNKLKAVSRLVEYAKERGIPIRLGEAIAFVEQKDEKVYVYTKAGSYIFDALLIAIGRIANEPKINASSMKVFKIGDVAHPNFRQSSIAIGDGIKCAMEIVEIVEQLNK; encoded by the coding sequence TTGAAGGTAGCAATTATAGGCGGTGGGCCTGCAGGTATATCGTGCGCAGTCTTGTTGAAGAGATACGGTGTGGATGTTACAATTTATGAAAAGGATGAAATTGGTGGGTTGATAAGGAATGCATGGCGCGTTGAAAATTTCCCACCCGTTGGGTTTATCTCTGGGACAGGATTCGTGGATAAGTTAAAATGGTATATTAAAGAGTATAGGATAGAGGTTGTTCAGGATGAAATCTTGACTGTTGATGATTTTGAGATTACAGGTAGAGTGCGAAGATATCAATGCGATATCGCTGTTGTTGCCACTGGCACTGTTCCAAAACGGCTGGTAGACTTAGAGGGACCAAGGACGTTCTATGAATACATCCATCTTCCACAAGATGTTCAAACCGTTGCCATCTACGGTGGTGGGGATGTAGCGTTAGATTACGCTATCCATGCAAAAGAAGACAGTAGAGAACCTACCGTTTTTGTAAGAAGTAACAAGCTTAAAGCTGTTAGTAGGTTGGTTGAGTATGCAAAAGAAAGAGGAATTCCCATTAGACTCGGAGAAGCTATTGCATTTGTTGAACAGAAAGACGAGAAAGTCTACGTTTATACAAAAGCTGGGTCGTACATCTTCGATGCTCTTTTAATTGCGATTGGTAGAATAGCGAATGAACCTAAGATAAACGCGAGCTCTATGAAAGTATTTAAAATTGGAGATGTTGCTCATCCAAATTTTCGGCAATCATCGATAGCAATAGGTGATGGAATTAAGTGCGCAATGGAGATTGTGGAAATTGTAGAACAATTGAATAAATAA